One genomic segment of Ricinus communis isolate WT05 ecotype wild-type chromosome 5, ASM1957865v1, whole genome shotgun sequence includes these proteins:
- the LOC125370151 gene encoding F-box/LRR-repeat protein At4g14103-like has protein sequence MDNLPDDLVSHILSFLPIRDVTRCTTISSRFGELGNRILAQSLKIDSRTVGADPRTRRKYSFSFDRQWRELLRERSMATFILFWEFSVAPLAERRNAIRWINYAAARNAKVMIIHLQNTLYLPPSVYKLKSLEYLSLSNIKMMRLYDNEVRFGSLEVLSLCHVRVTKSPLLGEWITANFPRLKELNFISVEGVRLLNVSSTSLEKFCLSKSIKDDLHSVDVSAERLRVMIVWYVTSPDTRQSTSLRITAQNLESLTLDGDILDEYRLTNLNNLQEAYLYYNGRDSLEEGRMVGQRVEIVRGVSQARRVFSHEFFVKPLIERGLLRRLATFGRAESFFLYVESLDFPFRLIASFVKALLRPNLRMISITYIKHSVTSPEGTFFQSQITQMGTDLMQKTVRDELETVTDIEIDIDDDSDCISRVQIFFQT, from the exons ATGGATAATCTTCCTGACGATCTTGTCAGTCACATCCTCTCTTTTCTTCCAATAAGGGACGTAACTCGATGTACAACCATATCTAGTAGATTTGGAGAGTTAGGCAACAGGATTCTTGCTCAAAGCCTAAAGATAGATTCAAGAACAGTAGGAGCCGATCCAAGAACACGCCGTAaatattccttttcttttgatagACAGTGGAGGGAATTATTGCGAGAGAGGAGTATGGCAACGTTTATTCTGTTCTGGGAGTTCAGTGTTGCACCTCTTGCAGAAAGACGTAACGCAATCAGATGGATAAATTATGCTGCGGCTCGTAATGCCAAAGTGATGATCATTCATCTACAGAATACTCTTTATCTGCCACCATCTGTCTATAAATTGAAATCGCTGGAGTATCTTTCTTTgagtaatattaaaatgatgcGATTGTATGACAATGAAGTTCGTTTTGGTTCACTTGAGGTCCTATCTTTATGCCACGTAAGAGTTACTAAATCCCCCTTGCTTGGAGAATGGATAACAGCAAATTTCCCTAGACTAAAGGAACTGAATTTTATATCTGTAGAAGGGGTACGACTTCTTAATGTTTCAAGCACATCCCTTGAAAAGTTTTGTCTTTCTAAGAGCATTAAGGATGATCTCCACAGTGTCGACGTTTCAGCTGAGAGACTTAGGGTGATGATTGTTTGGTATGTGACTAGCCCGGATACTAGGCAATCTACTTCATTAAGAATTACCGCGCAAAATCTTGAATCTTTGACTCTAGATGGAGACATTCTTGATGAGTATCGATTAACAAACTTAAACAATCTTCAGGAAGCTTATCTTTACTATAATGGGCGTGATTCTTTGGAAGAAGGCAGAATGGTGGGTCAAAGGGTAGAAATTGTTCGCGGCGTAAGTCAGGCTAGACGTGTATTCTCACATGAATTTTTCGTCAAG CCACTGATTGAAAGAGGACTGCTGCGGCGACTAGCAACATTTGGCAGAGCAGaatccttctttctttacGTTGAGTCACTGGACTTCCCATTCCGTTTAATTGCTTCGTTCGTTAAGGCATTATTACGGCCGAATCTGAGGATGATTAGTATTACGTATATCAAG CACTCAGTGACTTCGCCTGAGGGAACTTTCTTTCAGAGTCAGATAACCCAAATGGGTACGGATCTGATGCAGAAAACCGTTCGTGATGAACTGGAGACTGTGACTGACATAGAGATAGACATAGATGATGATTCAGACTGTATTTCAAGAGTACAGATATTCTTCCAAACATAG
- the LOC125370191 gene encoding uncharacterized protein LOC125370191 produces the protein MEDSEKNKSHDSSDSDDDLVDGEDVETDMDENPTHIEHLGDYSLPSHLSISPPIECDDIEPHITKSPTIILPKTPASLPMPQTLKEEVKIQEQQAQRHVSRK, from the exons ATGGAAGACTCTGAAAAGAACAAAAGTCATGATTCTAGCGACTCTGATGATGATCTTGTGGATGGCGAGGATGTTGAGACGGATATGGATGAAAATCCTACTCATATAGAGCATCTAGGGGATTACTCCCTCCCAAGCCACTTATCTATTTCTCCTCCTATAGAGTGTGATGATATAGAGCCTCACATAACTAAATCTCCGACTATTATTCTACCTAAGACTCCAGCTTCTCTTCCCATGCCTCAG ACACTGAAGGAAGAAGTTAAAATTCAGGAACAACAAGCTCAAAGACATGTTTCAAGAAAGTGA